The following proteins are encoded in a genomic region of Burkholderia gladioli:
- a CDS encoding DUF4148 domain-containing protein, with protein sequence MNRLALTAAALVLSATAASAFADGGIGRAGSYGDLPAMHANTTQAPLTRAQVRAELAQAQRDGTLALLRKSTSYPQGIELAQQRAAHSESGAPSSELASANR encoded by the coding sequence ATGAACCGCCTCGCCCTCACCGCCGCCGCCCTCGTGCTGTCCGCCACCGCCGCTTCCGCCTTTGCCGATGGCGGCATCGGCCGCGCCGGCAGCTACGGCGACCTGCCCGCCATGCACGCGAACACCACGCAAGCCCCGCTCACCCGCGCCCAGGTGCGCGCCGAACTCGCCCAGGCCCAGCGCGACGGCACCCTGGCCCTGCTGCGCAAGAGCACCTCGTATCCGCAAGGCATCGAACTCGCCCAACAACGCGCCGCCCATTCGGAATCGGGTGCCCCGTCGAGCGAACTCGCCTCGGCCAACCGCTAA
- a CDS encoding dihydrodipicolinate synthase family protein — translation MTQSAKHWSGVFPAVSTQFKPDFSLDLEATHRVMSNLVKDGVSGLVVCGTVGENTSMTVAEKISVIEAARDASGGRVPVIAGVAEFTTEFARQTVRAAAKAGVDGVMVMPALVYSAKTHETAAHFRAVATSTDLPVMVYNNPPIYKNDVTPDVLIALQDCENIVYFKDSSGDTRRFIDIRNAVGDRFVLFAGLDDVVVESIAVGAQGWVSGMSNAFPKEGETLFRLAMQKRFDEALALYRWFMPLLHLDARPDLVQCIKLCEELLGRGSAITRPPRLALEGEALAHVKKIVAEALANRPALPDVGL, via the coding sequence ATGACCCAATCCGCCAAGCACTGGAGCGGCGTATTCCCCGCCGTCAGCACGCAGTTCAAGCCCGATTTCTCGCTCGACCTCGAGGCCACGCATCGCGTGATGAGCAATCTCGTGAAGGACGGCGTGTCGGGGCTGGTGGTGTGCGGCACGGTGGGCGAGAACACCTCGATGACGGTGGCCGAGAAGATCTCGGTGATCGAGGCCGCGCGCGACGCCTCGGGCGGCCGCGTGCCGGTGATCGCCGGCGTGGCGGAATTCACCACCGAATTCGCCAGGCAGACCGTGCGCGCCGCGGCCAAGGCCGGCGTGGACGGCGTGATGGTGATGCCGGCGCTGGTCTACTCGGCCAAGACCCACGAGACGGCCGCGCATTTCCGCGCCGTCGCCACCAGCACCGACCTGCCGGTGATGGTCTACAACAATCCGCCGATCTACAAGAACGACGTCACGCCCGACGTGCTGATCGCGCTGCAGGATTGCGAGAACATCGTCTACTTCAAGGATTCCTCGGGCGATACGCGCCGCTTCATCGACATCCGCAACGCGGTCGGCGATCGCTTCGTGCTGTTCGCGGGCCTCGACGACGTGGTGGTCGAGAGCATCGCGGTGGGCGCCCAGGGCTGGGTGTCGGGCATGTCGAACGCGTTCCCGAAGGAAGGCGAGACGCTGTTCCGCCTGGCCATGCAGAAGCGCTTCGACGAGGCGCTCGCGCTGTATCGCTGGTTCATGCCGCTGCTGCACCTCGACGCGCGTCCCGACCTGGTCCAGTGCATCAAGCTGTGCGAGGAACTGCTGGGCCGCGGCAGCGCGATCACGCGTCCGCCGCGTCTCGCGCTCGAAGGCGAGGCGCTCGCGCACGTGAAGAAGATCGTCGCCGAGGCGCTCGCGAATCGCCCCGCGTTGCCCGACGTCGGCCTTTGA
- a CDS encoding APC family permease — protein sequence MAQGKFQRQLSLTDLTFIGLGAIFGSGWLFAASHVASIAGPAGIFSWVLGGFAVLLLGIVYCELGAALPRAGGVVRYPVFSHGPLLGYLMGFITLIAFSSLIAIEVVAARQYAAAWFPALTAPGSNAPTPLGWLLQFALLCLFFRLNYSSVKTFATANNIISLFKFVVPLAVIVVLFVFFKPRNLQAAGFAPFGLSGVEMAVSAGGVIFAYLGLTPIISVASEVRDPQRTIPIALILSVLLSTLIYVLLQLAFLGGIPTDMLAGGWGGIDRAFSLPYRDIATVLGVGWLAYMVVADAMISPSGCGNIYMNAAPRVVYGWAKTGTFFSVFTRIDEASGIPRAGLWFTLALSVFWTLPFPSWDVLINVVSAALVLSYAVAPVSVAALRRTAPDLPRPFRAGAFAVLGPLSFIVAALIVYWSGWSTVSWLLGLQILLFLVYLACRRFVPTEHMSLGEQVRSSAWLIAFYALIILASYLGSFGGIGVLGHPADTLVVAAIALLTYYWGAATGVPAAKLRLDNDE from the coding sequence ATGGCACAAGGCAAATTCCAGCGGCAACTCTCGCTGACCGACCTGACCTTCATCGGGCTCGGCGCGATCTTCGGCTCGGGCTGGCTGTTCGCGGCCAGCCACGTGGCCAGCATCGCCGGGCCGGCCGGCATCTTCTCGTGGGTACTCGGCGGCTTCGCGGTGCTGCTGCTCGGCATCGTCTACTGCGAGCTCGGCGCCGCGCTGCCGCGCGCGGGCGGCGTGGTGCGCTACCCGGTGTTCTCTCACGGCCCGCTGCTCGGCTACCTGATGGGCTTCATCACGCTGATCGCGTTCTCCAGCCTGATCGCGATCGAGGTGGTGGCGGCGCGCCAGTACGCGGCCGCCTGGTTCCCGGCGCTCACCGCGCCCGGCTCGAACGCGCCGACCCCCCTCGGCTGGCTGCTGCAGTTCGCGCTGCTGTGCCTGTTCTTCCGGCTCAATTACTCGAGCGTGAAGACCTTCGCGACGGCCAACAACATCATCAGCCTGTTCAAGTTCGTGGTGCCGCTGGCGGTGATCGTGGTGCTGTTCGTGTTCTTCAAGCCGCGCAACCTGCAGGCGGCCGGCTTCGCGCCGTTCGGGCTGTCCGGCGTCGAGATGGCGGTGTCGGCGGGCGGGGTGATCTTCGCCTATCTCGGGCTGACGCCGATCATCTCGGTGGCCAGCGAGGTGCGCGATCCGCAGCGCACGATTCCCATCGCGCTGATCCTCTCGGTGCTGCTCTCCACCCTGATCTACGTGCTGCTGCAACTGGCCTTCCTGGGCGGGATCCCGACCGACATGCTGGCTGGCGGCTGGGGCGGCATCGATCGCGCGTTCTCCTTGCCCTACCGCGATATCGCCACGGTGCTCGGGGTCGGCTGGCTGGCCTACATGGTGGTGGCCGACGCGATGATCTCGCCGAGCGGTTGCGGCAACATCTACATGAACGCGGCGCCGCGCGTGGTCTATGGCTGGGCCAAGACCGGCACCTTCTTCAGCGTCTTCACGCGCATCGACGAGGCCAGCGGGATCCCGCGCGCGGGGCTGTGGTTCACGCTCGCGCTCTCGGTGTTCTGGACCCTGCCGTTCCCTTCCTGGGACGTGCTGATCAACGTGGTGTCGGCGGCGCTGGTGCTCAGCTACGCGGTGGCGCCCGTCTCGGTGGCCGCGCTGCGCCGCACCGCGCCCGACTTGCCGCGGCCGTTTCGCGCCGGCGCCTTCGCGGTGCTGGGCCCGCTGTCCTTCATCGTCGCCGCGCTGATCGTCTACTGGTCGGGCTGGAGCACCGTCTCCTGGCTGCTCGGCCTGCAGATCCTGCTGTTCCTGGTCTACCTGGCCTGTCGCCGCTTCGTGCCGACCGAGCACATGAGCCTGGGCGAGCAGGTGCGTTCCTCGGCCTGGCTGATCGCGTTCTACGCGCTGATCATCCTCGCCTCCTACCTGGGCAGCTTCGGCGGCATCGGGGTGCTGGGCCACCCGGCCGATACGCTGGTGGTGGCGGCAATCGCGCTGCTGACCTACTACTGGGGCGCCGCCACCGGCGTGCCGGCCGCCAAGCTGCGGCTCGACAACGACGAGTGA
- a CDS encoding Ldh family oxidoreductase: MSIAEEVRLSLDEVDTLARRVLTRHGMTEQNARAIAAVIVQGQRDECHSHGIYRLIVCVRSLRTGRVDPRAVPSLRRLAGSVIEVDAHGGYSLPAFELGLPALVEAARQQGLAALKIRRCYHFSALWPEVEAIAAHGLVGIAMCPSHAWVAPAGGTRPVFGTNPIAFAWPRPDGQLPYVFDFATSAIARGEIELHARQGKPIPEDWAIDEQGRPTTDPHAALRGAMRTFGGHKGSALSTMVELMAGALIGDLTSPESLDYDGGAGASPYHGELLLAFDPAVFAGDAREAGRASGERVLGEIAAQGARLPSQRRFAARERSIAQGVRVPRALYEEILGLLD, encoded by the coding sequence ATGAGTATTGCTGAGGAAGTGAGGTTGTCGCTCGACGAGGTCGATACGCTCGCGCGCCGGGTGCTGACGCGGCACGGCATGACCGAGCAGAACGCGCGCGCGATCGCCGCGGTGATCGTGCAGGGGCAGCGCGACGAATGCCATTCGCACGGGATCTACCGCCTGATCGTCTGCGTGCGCTCGCTGCGCACCGGGCGCGTCGATCCGCGCGCGGTGCCGAGCCTGCGCCGGCTGGCCGGCAGCGTGATCGAGGTCGACGCGCACGGCGGCTATTCGCTGCCGGCCTTCGAGCTGGGCTTGCCGGCGCTGGTCGAGGCGGCGCGCCAGCAGGGGTTGGCGGCGCTGAAGATCCGCCGCTGCTATCACTTCTCGGCGCTGTGGCCCGAGGTCGAGGCGATCGCCGCGCACGGCCTGGTCGGCATCGCGATGTGCCCGAGCCATGCCTGGGTCGCGCCCGCCGGCGGCACGCGGCCGGTGTTCGGCACCAACCCGATCGCCTTCGCCTGGCCGCGCCCGGACGGGCAACTGCCCTATGTGTTCGACTTCGCGACCAGCGCCATCGCGCGCGGCGAGATCGAGTTGCACGCGCGCCAGGGCAAGCCGATCCCCGAGGACTGGGCGATCGACGAGCAGGGCCGCCCGACCACCGATCCTCACGCGGCGCTGCGCGGCGCGATGCGGACCTTCGGCGGCCACAAGGGCTCGGCGCTCTCGACCATGGTCGAGCTGATGGCGGGCGCGCTGATCGGCGACCTGACCAGCCCCGAATCGCTCGACTACGACGGCGGCGCGGGCGCCTCGCCGTATCACGGCGAACTGCTGCTGGCCTTCGATCCGGCCGTGTTCGCCGGCGACGCGCGGGAAGCCGGTCGTGCGAGCGGCGAGCGCGTGCTCGGCGAGATCGCCGCGCAGGGCGCGCGCCTGCCCTCGCAACGCCGCTTCGCGGCGCGCGAGCGCAGCATCGCGCAGGGCGTGAGGGTGCCGCGTGCCTTGTATGAGGAAATCCTGGGCCTGCTCGACTGA
- a CDS encoding LysR family transcriptional regulator: MDRLQAMQVFTRVVDTNSFTKAAETLSLPRASVTTIIQNLEAFLGVRLMHRTTRRLSLTPDGAAYYERCVRILAEVEETEASFQINNRKPHGKLRVDMPGSLGRLVVIPALNEFRDRYPDIDLQLGLSDRPVDLLQEGVDCVIRVGALQDSSLVARRVGLFEGVTVASRAYLERYGEPRSIDDLADHRAVNYFSSRTGRNIDWAFLIDGQEVEVKMESVVSVNDADAYVTCGIEGFGLIQPPLFMVLPQLRSGELKEVLTGYKPLPMPISVVYPHSRHLSPKVRVFVDWVAEVFDRCPLLNGSGRPPLDTICSKRTFEEAERAPVLDTPMVTEWVA; this comes from the coding sequence ATGGACCGTCTTCAAGCGATGCAGGTCTTCACCCGCGTCGTCGATACGAACAGCTTCACGAAGGCCGCGGAGACGCTGAGCCTGCCGCGTGCGTCCGTCACGACGATCATTCAGAACCTCGAAGCGTTCCTCGGCGTGCGCCTGATGCACCGGACCACGCGCCGGCTCTCGCTCACGCCCGACGGCGCCGCCTACTACGAGCGCTGCGTGCGGATCCTGGCCGAGGTCGAGGAAACCGAGGCCAGCTTCCAGATCAACAACCGCAAGCCGCACGGCAAGCTGCGGGTCGACATGCCGGGTTCGCTGGGACGGCTGGTGGTGATCCCGGCGCTCAACGAATTCCGCGATCGCTACCCCGACATCGACCTCCAGCTCGGCCTGTCGGACCGCCCCGTCGACCTGCTGCAGGAAGGCGTCGACTGCGTGATCCGGGTCGGTGCGCTGCAGGATTCCTCGCTGGTGGCGCGGCGCGTCGGCCTGTTCGAGGGCGTGACGGTGGCCTCGCGGGCCTACCTGGAACGCTACGGCGAGCCGCGCTCGATCGACGACCTGGCCGACCATCGCGCGGTCAATTATTTTTCGAGCCGCACCGGCCGCAACATCGACTGGGCCTTCCTGATCGACGGCCAGGAGGTGGAGGTCAAGATGGAGAGCGTGGTCTCGGTCAACGATGCGGACGCCTATGTGACCTGCGGTATCGAGGGCTTCGGCCTGATCCAGCCCCCGCTGTTCATGGTGCTGCCGCAACTGCGCTCGGGCGAGCTCAAGGAAGTGCTGACCGGCTACAAGCCGCTGCCGATGCCGATCTCGGTGGTCTATCCGCACAGCCGCCACCTGTCGCCGAAGGTGCGCGTGTTCGTCGACTGGGTGGCCGAGGTGTTCGACCGCTGCCCGCTGCTGAACGGCTCGGGTCGCCCGCCGCTCGACACCATCTGCAGCAAGCGCACCTTCGAGGAAGCCGAGCGCGCGCCGGTACTCGATACGCCGATGGTCACCGAATGGGTGGCCTGA
- a CDS encoding alpha/beta hydrolase, with translation MDASGFRNLLNSAPAAPELAGTSLAVSDVEIEGHAQDIVLRLYRRPDKTGLPVVLYFHGGGFVRGSLADADFASRFIAERLPALVVSVDYSLAPKHPFPAAPEDAYRAVRWVETRARAFGGNPRKIAVAGHDAGGQIANCLAFIARDRGEISIAAQALFGPMLDPSMTRMGDERQLGSDITVKECAACYRAYLPQPAQRMHPYAAPLESARLARLPATLIATAQNDVLHVEAEKYAARLIEAGVLTQVIRYPDVTHAELGSYAPALQEAVRFLTCRFQAQT, from the coding sequence ATGGATGCATCCGGTTTTCGCAATCTGCTGAATTCCGCTCCGGCCGCGCCGGAGCTGGCGGGCACCTCGCTCGCGGTTTCCGATGTCGAAATCGAAGGGCATGCCCAGGACATCGTATTGCGCCTTTATCGGCGCCCCGACAAGACCGGATTGCCAGTAGTGCTTTATTTCCACGGCGGCGGTTTCGTCCGCGGTTCGCTCGCGGACGCGGACTTCGCTTCGCGTTTCATCGCCGAGCGGCTGCCGGCGCTGGTGGTCTCGGTCGATTATTCGCTGGCCCCGAAACATCCGTTTCCGGCCGCGCCCGAGGACGCCTATCGCGCGGTGCGCTGGGTCGAGACCCGGGCGCGCGCGTTCGGCGGCAATCCGCGCAAGATCGCGGTGGCCGGCCACGACGCGGGCGGCCAGATCGCCAACTGCCTGGCCTTCATCGCGCGCGATCGCGGCGAGATCTCGATCGCCGCGCAGGCGCTGTTCGGGCCGATGCTCGATCCGAGCATGACGCGCATGGGCGACGAACGCCAGCTCGGCTCCGACATCACGGTCAAGGAATGCGCCGCCTGCTATCGCGCCTACCTGCCCCAGCCGGCGCAGCGCATGCACCCTTATGCGGCACCGCTCGAATCGGCGCGCCTGGCGCGGCTGCCGGCCACCCTGATCGCGACCGCGCAGAACGACGTGCTGCACGTCGAGGCCGAGAAGTACGCCGCCCGCCTGATCGAGGCCGGCGTGCTCACCCAGGTGATTCGTTATCCCGACGTCACGCACGCGGAGCTGGGCAGTTACGCCCCCGCGCTGCAGGAGGCCGTGCGCTTCCTGACCTGCCGTTTCCAGGCGCAGACCTGA
- a CDS encoding efflux RND transporter periplasmic adaptor subunit, with translation MSILRTPRSRIAAAALAVVVAVGGGAFGVIRASASAPQNAAPPLQEVDVANVLSKTITDWQTYSGRLEAIERVDVRPLVSGTIVSVNFKDGALVKKGDVLFVIDPRPYQAEVDRTAAQLAAAQARDGYAQTDWQRAQRLIGDNAIAKRDYDEKQNAARESAANVKAAAAALEAARINLGYTRIVAPFTGRASRAEITLGNVVSAGASAAPLTTLVSVSPIYASFDADEQTYLRYIGNQRDGRKVPVDLGLANESGYSRNGVIDSVDNRLDTSSGTIRVRARFDNADGTLVPGLYARVKVDGSAPHPALLVDDAAINTDQDKKFVFVVDAQGKVAYREVQIGSLHGNQRVIAGGLQASDRVVVNGTQRVRPGEQVKVHMVPMTGGDDAAAPVAAASQPAAGSASS, from the coding sequence ATGTCCATCCTACGTACTCCCCGCTCCCGCATCGCGGCAGCCGCGTTGGCGGTCGTCGTCGCCGTCGGCGGCGGCGCGTTCGGCGTGATCCGCGCCAGCGCCAGTGCCCCCCAGAACGCCGCGCCGCCTCTGCAGGAAGTCGACGTCGCGAACGTGCTGTCCAAGACCATCACCGACTGGCAGACCTACTCGGGCCGCCTCGAGGCGATCGAGCGCGTCGACGTGCGCCCGCTGGTGTCGGGCACCATCGTCTCGGTCAACTTCAAGGACGGCGCCCTGGTCAAGAAGGGCGACGTGCTGTTCGTGATCGACCCGCGCCCGTACCAGGCCGAGGTCGATCGCACGGCCGCGCAACTGGCCGCCGCGCAGGCGCGCGACGGCTATGCGCAGACCGACTGGCAGCGCGCGCAGCGCCTGATCGGCGACAACGCGATCGCCAAGCGCGACTACGACGAGAAGCAGAACGCCGCGCGCGAATCGGCGGCCAACGTGAAGGCCGCCGCCGCCGCGCTGGAGGCCGCCAGGATCAACCTGGGCTACACGCGCATCGTTGCGCCGTTTACCGGCCGCGCCTCGCGCGCCGAGATCACGCTGGGCAACGTGGTGTCGGCCGGCGCCTCGGCCGCGCCGTTGACCACGCTGGTCTCGGTGTCGCCGATCTACGCCTCGTTCGACGCCGACGAGCAGACCTACCTGCGCTACATCGGCAACCAGCGCGACGGCCGCAAGGTGCCGGTCGACCTGGGCCTGGCCAACGAAAGCGGTTATTCGCGCAACGGCGTGATCGACTCGGTCGACAACCGGCTCGATACCTCGTCGGGCACGATCCGCGTGCGGGCGCGCTTCGACAACGCCGACGGCACCCTGGTGCCGGGCCTCTATGCGCGCGTCAAGGTGGACGGCAGCGCCCCGCATCCGGCCCTGCTGGTGGACGACGCGGCGATCAATACCGACCAGGACAAGAAGTTCGTGTTCGTGGTCGACGCCCAGGGGAAGGTGGCCTATCGCGAGGTGCAGATCGGCTCGCTGCACGGCAACCAGCGCGTGATCGCCGGCGGCCTGCAGGCGAGCGACCGGGTGGTGGTCAACGGCACGCAGCGCGTGCGCCCGGGCGAACAGGTGAAGGTCCACATGGTGCCGATGACGGGCGGCGACGACGCGGCGGCTCCGGTCGCGGCGGCCTCGCAGCCCGCCGCCGGCAGCGCGTCGTCCTGA
- a CDS encoding efflux RND transporter permease subunit: MNISKFFIDRPIFAGVLSVLILLGGVIAMFMLPISEYPEVVPPSVIVKAQYPGANPKVIAETVASPIEEQINGVEDMLYMQSQANSDGNVTITVTFKLGTDPDKATQLVQNRVNQALPRLPEDVQRLGITTVKSSPTLTMVVHLISPDNRYDMTYLRNYALINVKDRLSRIQGVGQVQLWGAGDYAMRVWLDPQKVAERNLTADDVVRAIREQNVQVAAGVIGASPSIPGTPLQLSVNARGRLQTEEEFGNIVVKTAPDGAVTRLRDLGRIDLDASEYGLRSLLDNQPAVAMAINQSPGANSLQISDQVRATMKELQADMPKGVEYRIVYDPTQFVRSSIKAVVHTLLEAIALVVIVVIVFLQTWRASIIPLIAVPVSIIGTFSLLLMFGYSINALSLFGMVLAIGIVVDDAIVVVENVERNIESGLSAREATYKAMREVSGPIIAIALTLVAVFVPLAFMSGLTGQFYKQFAMTIAISTVISAFNSLTLSPALSAILLKGHDEKPDWLTRVMNRLFGGFFRGFNKVFHRGAENYGRGVRGVLSRKSLMLGIYVVLLGATVLMGKLVPGGFVPAQDKEYLIAFAQLPNGASLDRTEKVIRQMSSIALKQPGVESAVAFPGLSVNGFTNSSSAGIVFVTLKPFDHRHGKALSAGAIAGALNQQYAGIKDSFVAVFPPPPVLGLGTLGGFKMQVEDRGAVGYARLADATQDFIKRAQQAPELGPLFTSYQINVPQLNVDLDRTKAKQLGVNVTDVFDTMQIYLGSLYVNDFNRFGRVYQVRVQADAPFRQKPDDIGLLKTRNANGEMVPLSSLVTVTPTFGPEMVVRYNGYTAADVNGGPAPGYSSGQAQAAVERIAAQVFPRGVKFEWTDLTYQQILAGNAGLLIFPISVLLVFLVLAALYESLTLPLAVILIVPMSILSALTGVWLTQGDNNIFTQIGLMVLVGLSAKNAILIVEFARELEHDGRTPFQAAVEASRLRLRPILMTSIAFIMGVVPLVLSSGAGAEMRHAMGVAVFFGMLGVTLFGLMLTPVFYVVLRTLAGGKIHVAQKDTPRYDVSAADA; the protein is encoded by the coding sequence ATGAACATATCCAAATTCTTCATCGATCGTCCGATCTTTGCAGGAGTCCTATCCGTCCTGATCCTGCTGGGCGGCGTGATCGCGATGTTCATGCTGCCGATTTCCGAATATCCGGAAGTCGTGCCGCCGTCGGTGATCGTCAAGGCGCAATACCCGGGTGCCAACCCGAAGGTGATCGCCGAGACCGTCGCTTCGCCGATCGAGGAACAGATCAACGGCGTCGAGGACATGCTGTACATGCAGTCGCAGGCCAACAGCGACGGCAACGTGACCATCACGGTCACCTTCAAGCTCGGCACCGATCCGGACAAGGCCACCCAGCTGGTGCAGAACCGCGTGAACCAGGCGCTGCCGCGCCTGCCCGAGGACGTGCAGCGCCTCGGTATCACCACGGTCAAGAGCTCGCCGACGCTGACCATGGTGGTGCACCTGATCTCGCCGGACAACCGCTACGACATGACCTACCTGCGCAACTACGCGCTGATCAACGTCAAGGACCGCCTGTCGCGGATCCAGGGCGTGGGCCAGGTGCAGCTGTGGGGCGCGGGCGACTACGCGATGCGTGTCTGGCTCGATCCGCAGAAGGTGGCCGAGCGCAACCTGACCGCCGACGACGTGGTGCGCGCGATCCGCGAGCAGAACGTGCAGGTGGCGGCCGGCGTGATCGGCGCCTCGCCGTCGATCCCGGGCACGCCGCTGCAGTTGTCGGTCAACGCGCGCGGCCGCCTGCAGACCGAGGAGGAGTTCGGCAACATCGTCGTGAAGACGGCGCCGGACGGCGCGGTCACGCGCCTGCGCGACCTCGGCCGAATCGATCTCGACGCGTCCGAATACGGGCTGCGCTCGCTGCTGGACAACCAGCCGGCGGTGGCGATGGCGATCAACCAGTCGCCGGGCGCGAACTCGCTGCAGATCTCGGACCAGGTCCGCGCGACCATGAAGGAACTGCAGGCCGACATGCCCAAGGGCGTCGAATACCGGATCGTCTACGATCCGACGCAGTTCGTGCGTTCCTCGATCAAGGCCGTGGTGCATACCCTGCTCGAGGCGATCGCGCTGGTGGTGATCGTGGTGATCGTGTTCCTGCAGACCTGGCGTGCCTCGATCATCCCGCTGATCGCGGTGCCGGTGTCGATCATCGGTACCTTCTCGCTGCTGCTGATGTTCGGCTACTCGATCAACGCGCTGTCGCTGTTCGGCATGGTGCTGGCGATCGGGATCGTGGTGGATGACGCGATCGTGGTGGTGGAGAACGTCGAGCGCAACATCGAGAGCGGGCTGTCCGCGCGCGAAGCCACCTACAAGGCGATGCGCGAGGTCAGTGGGCCGATCATCGCGATCGCGCTGACCCTGGTGGCCGTGTTCGTGCCGCTGGCCTTCATGTCGGGCCTGACCGGCCAGTTCTACAAGCAGTTCGCGATGACCATCGCGATCTCGACGGTGATCTCGGCGTTCAACTCGCTGACGCTCTCGCCGGCGCTCTCGGCGATCCTGCTCAAGGGCCACGACGAGAAGCCCGACTGGCTCACGCGCGTGATGAACCGGCTGTTCGGCGGCTTTTTCCGCGGCTTCAACAAGGTGTTCCATCGCGGCGCGGAGAACTACGGCCGCGGCGTGCGCGGCGTGCTGTCGAGGAAGTCGCTGATGCTCGGCATCTACGTGGTGCTGCTCGGCGCCACGGTGCTGATGGGCAAGCTGGTGCCCGGCGGTTTCGTGCCGGCGCAGGACAAGGAATACCTGATCGCGTTCGCGCAGTTGCCCAACGGCGCCTCGCTCGATCGCACCGAGAAGGTGATCCGCCAGATGAGTTCGATCGCGCTGAAGCAGCCGGGCGTGGAAAGCGCGGTGGCGTTCCCGGGCCTGTCGGTGAACGGTTTCACCAACAGCTCGAGCGCCGGCATCGTGTTCGTCACGCTCAAGCCGTTCGACCATCGTCATGGCAAGGCGCTGTCGGCCGGCGCCATCGCGGGCGCGCTGAACCAGCAGTACGCGGGCATCAAGGATTCGTTCGTCGCCGTGTTCCCGCCGCCGCCGGTGCTCGGGCTCGGCACGCTGGGCGGCTTCAAGATGCAGGTCGAGGATCGCGGCGCGGTGGGTTACGCGCGGCTGGCCGATGCGACGCAGGACTTCATCAAGCGCGCGCAGCAGGCGCCGGAGCTGGGTCCGCTGTTCACCAGCTACCAGATCAACGTGCCGCAGCTCAATGTCGACCTCGATCGCACCAAGGCCAAGCAGCTCGGCGTGAACGTGACCGACGTGTTCGACACCATGCAGATCTACCTCGGCTCGCTCTACGTGAACGACTTCAACCGCTTCGGCCGCGTCTACCAGGTTCGTGTGCAGGCCGATGCGCCGTTCCGCCAGAAGCCCGACGATATCGGCCTGCTGAAGACGCGCAACGCGAACGGCGAGATGGTGCCGCTGTCCTCGCTGGTCACCGTGACGCCGACCTTCGGGCCGGAAATGGTGGTGCGCTACAACGGCTACACCGCGGCCGACGTGAACGGCGGCCCGGCGCCGGGCTATTCGTCGGGGCAGGCGCAGGCGGCGGTCGAGCGGATCGCGGCGCAGGTGTTCCCGCGCGGCGTGAAGTTCGAATGGACCGACCTGACCTACCAGCAGATCCTGGCGGGCAACGCGGGCCTCTTGATCTTCCCGATCAGCGTGCTGCTGGTGTTCCTGGTGCTGGCCGCGCTGTATGAAAGCCTGACGCTGCCGCTGGCGGTGATCCTGATCGTGCCGATGAGCATCCTGTCTGCGCTCACGGGCGTGTGGCTCACGCAGGGCGACAACAACATCTTCACGCAGATCGGCCTGATGGTGCTGGTGGGGCTGTCCGCGAAGAACGCGATCCTGATCGTCGAGTTCGCCCGCGAGCTCGAGCACGACGGACGCACGCCGTTCCAGGCCGCCGTCGAGGCGAGCCGGCTGCGGTTGCGCCCGATCCTGATGACCTCGATCGCGTTCATCATGGGCGTGGTGCCGCTGGTGCTGTCCTCGGGTGCCGGTGCCGAGATGCGGCATGCGATGGGCGTCGCCGTGTTCTTCGGCATGCTCGGCGTCACGCTGTTCGGGCTGATGCTCACGCCGGTGTTCTATGTGGTGCTGCGTACGCTGGCGGGTGGCAAGATCCACGTCGCGCAGAAGGATACGCCGCGGTATGACGTATCGGCCGCGGATGCTTGA